Proteins found in one Buchnera aphidicola str. G002 (Myzus persicae) genomic segment:
- the rpoD gene encoding RNA polymerase sigma factor RpoD, with amino-acid sequence MDQQNPQSQLKLLVTHGKEQGYLTYAEVNDHLPEEIIDSEQIDDIIQMINDMGIPVVEEAPDADDLILNEINTDTDEDAVEAATQVLSSVESELGRTTDPVRMYMREMGTVELLTREGEIDIAKRIEEGINQVQCSVSEYPEAITYLLEQYDRIKTGQIRLSDIITGFVDPNAEEIFSPTAIHIGSELLDEEQSSEEDEENNQDDNEDDHSIDPELANEKFSELRIQYHNTNNTIKNKKRTHKDSLLEIYHLSEVFKQFRLVPKQFDHLVNNMRNMMERVRKQEKIIMKLCVEKCNMPKENFIKIFSGNEVNNSWFIKEQNKNQPWSKNLIKIKDSVLSSMQKLIEIEEETGLTIEQVKDINKRMSIGEAKARRAKKEMVEANLRLVISIAKKYTNRGLQFLDLIQEGNIGLMKAVDKFEYRRGYKFSTYATWWIRQAITRSIADQARTIRIPVHMIETINKLNRISRQMLQEIGREPTPEELSEKMLIPEDKIRKVLKIAKEPISMETPVGDDDDSHLGDFIEDTTLELPLDSATSESLRSATHDVLSGLTAREAKVLRMRFGIDMNTDHTLEEVGKQFDVTRERIRQIEAKALRKLRHPSRSEILRSFLDD; translated from the coding sequence ATGGATCAACAAAATCCACAATCGCAACTGAAGCTACTTGTTACGCATGGTAAAGAACAAGGGTATTTAACCTATGCTGAAGTTAATGATCATTTACCAGAAGAAATTATTGATTCTGAACAAATTGATGATATTATTCAGATGATTAATGATATGGGAATCCCAGTAGTTGAAGAAGCACCTGATGCTGATGATTTAATTTTAAATGAAATAAATACAGATACGGATGAAGATGCAGTTGAAGCAGCAACACAAGTATTATCTAGTGTAGAATCAGAACTAGGAAGAACTACTGATCCTGTTCGTATGTACATGCGAGAAATGGGAACAGTAGAATTATTAACACGAGAAGGAGAAATTGATATAGCAAAACGTATTGAAGAAGGTATAAATCAAGTACAATGTTCAGTATCAGAATATCCAGAAGCTATTACTTATCTTTTAGAACAATACGATCGTATTAAAACTGGACAGATACGATTATCTGATATTATAACAGGTTTCGTCGATCCAAATGCAGAAGAAATTTTTTCTCCTACTGCTATTCATATAGGTTCAGAACTATTAGATGAGGAACAAAGTTCTGAAGAAGATGAAGAAAATAATCAAGATGATAACGAAGATGATCATAGTATTGATCCAGAACTAGCTAATGAAAAATTTTCTGAATTACGAATACAATACCACAATACAAATAATACTATTAAAAACAAAAAAAGAACACATAAAGATTCGTTATTAGAAATTTATCATCTTTCAGAAGTTTTTAAACAATTTAGATTAGTTCCAAAACAATTTGATCATTTGGTTAATAATATGCGTAATATGATGGAAAGAGTTAGAAAACAAGAAAAAATTATTATGAAATTATGTGTTGAAAAATGCAATATGCCTAAAGAAAATTTTATAAAAATTTTTTCAGGAAATGAAGTTAATAATAGTTGGTTTATAAAAGAACAAAATAAAAATCAACCATGGTCTAAAAATTTAATTAAAATAAAAGATTCTGTTTTAAGCAGTATGCAAAAACTTATTGAAATAGAAGAAGAAACCGGCTTAACCATTGAACAAGTAAAAGATATTAATAAAAGGATGTCTATTGGTGAAGCGAAAGCTAGACGTGCAAAAAAAGAGATGGTAGAAGCTAATTTAAGATTAGTGATTTCTATTGCAAAAAAATATACAAATAGAGGATTGCAATTTTTAGATTTAATTCAAGAAGGTAACATTGGTCTCATGAAAGCAGTAGATAAATTTGAATATCGTCGAGGTTATAAATTTTCTACATATGCTACTTGGTGGATTCGACAAGCAATTACTAGATCTATTGCTGATCAAGCACGTACTATTCGTATTCCAGTACATATGATTGAGACTATTAATAAATTGAATCGAATTTCTAGACAAATGTTACAAGAAATAGGTAGAGAACCTACTCCAGAAGAGCTATCTGAAAAAATGCTTATACCTGAAGATAAAATTAGGAAAGTATTAAAAATAGCTAAAGAACCAATATCTATGGAGACACCTGTTGGAGACGACGATGATTCACATTTAGGTGATTTTATTGAAGATACCACCTTAGAACTACCTCTAGATTCCGCTACATCTGAAAGTTTGAGATCAGCAACACATGACGTTTTATCAGGTCTAACTGCACGTGAAGCAAAAGTCCTTCGTATGCGTTTTGGAATTGATATGAATACTGATCATACTTTAGAAGAAGTTGGAAAACAATTTGATGTAACACGAGAAAGAATACGTCAAATAGAAGCAAAAGCACTTAGAAAACTACGTCATCCAAGTAGATCAGAAATATTGCGTAGTTTTTTAGATGATTAA